In Ictalurus furcatus strain D&B chromosome 23, Billie_1.0, whole genome shotgun sequence, a single window of DNA contains:
- the LOC128600056 gene encoding V-set and immunoglobulin domain-containing protein 2 has product MFLFSCLLFSSLQNSEMDKMCEIGWLWTSLILSALMPGVVLAGDWVVHVPVNPILAPRGSSVTLPCTYDFPDESGSRHVQSEMWCLNQDLCITPAYVYHSGSIFPEPAYRGRVQYLGSLGSKNCSLGISDLRVKDSGVYVFRFITNHPVDKLPGQRGVTLQVTDPPVNTSVMVTSSDRIVVGKSLTLSCTSFTASPLTTFTWFHMNGTTTLRGTGQNFTIEHLSSKDSGLYTCAAQNIWGSQNATIIITVQKAEESSPASTTVIVVGIILLLIIIATIVACTKRNTASKSLQSVFNDDGNL; this is encoded by the exons ATGTTCCTCTTctcttgtcttctcttctcttcgcTTCAGAACAGCGAGATGGATAAGATGTGTGAGATCGGATGGCTGTGGACATCTCTAATTCTATCAG CGTTAATGCCTGGAGTCGTTCTGGCCGGTGATTGGGTGGTCCATGTTCCCGTGAACCCCATCCTGGCCCCTCGTGGTTCTTCAGTGACGCTCCCGTGCACTTACGACTTCCCCGATGAGTCCGGGTCACGTCATGTTCAGTCTGAGATGTGGTGTCTGAACCAGGACCTGTGCATCACGCCCGCCTATGTGTACCACAGCGGCAGCATCTTCCCCGAGCCTGCGTACCGGGGCCGGGTCCAGTACCTGGGCTCGCTCGGCTCCAAGAACTGCTCTCTCGGGATAAGCGACCTGAGGGTGAAGGACAGCGGCGTGTACGTGTTCCGCTTCATTACTAACCACCCTGTGGACAAACTTCCGGGGCAGAGGGGCGTTACACTGCAAGTGACAG atCCCCCAGTGAACACTTCAGTGATGGTCACCAGCTCAGACCGGATCGTCGTGGGGAAATCCCTCACCCTGTCCTGTACCAGCTTCACCGCCTCGCCTCTGACCACCTTCACTTGGTTCCACATGAACGGAACTACGACTTTAAGAGGCACAGGCCAGAATTTCACTATAGAGCATCTCAGTTCTAAAGACAGTGGGTTGTACACATGTGCTGCCCAAAACATCTGGGGCTCCCAGAATGCCACCATTATAATCACCGTCCAGAAAG cagaAGAAAGCAGCCCTGCCTCCACTACTGTCATTGTGGTCGGAATTATCCTCCTGCTCATAATAATAGCCACCATTGTTGCTTGTACTAAAAG aaacACCGCCTCTAAATCTCTTCAGTCAGTGTTCAACGATGACGGCAACCTCTGA
- the hpn gene encoding serine protease hepsin isoform X1, translating into MTEKKIGAPGMALCSRWRAAVAVGVTAVVLAGLGAAIWALATYIKTAEDTGLYDVQVSVADQRLRVFDSAQRRWRHVCSSGANQLLAAISCEEMGFVRAINFSVTCAPDSSSSGHEFFCVKESELTYGKKIGTALYPCHCEKGQIVQVLCQDCGRRMLPEERIVGGVDTRQGSWPWQVSLQYDGVHQCGGSIISDRWIVSAAHCFPERYRHVSRWRVLMGSIYNTPIHKNVVTAEVKTVVYHSSYLPFVDANIDDNSRDIAVLSLTKPLQFTDYIQPVCLPTYGQRLIDGQVGTVTGWGNVEYYGTQAVILQEAHIPIISDAVCNAPDYYDNQVTTTMFCAGYEKGGTDSCQGDSGGPFVAADCLSKTSRYRLLGVVSWGTGCAMAKKPGVYTRVSRFLPWISSAMRVSGTSNTHTNRPPHTHQSSTTHTPIIHHTHLSSHTHTPIVHHTHTHTHTHTHLSSTTHTPIIHHTHLSSHTHTPIVHHTHTYHPPHTHQSSTTHTPIIPHTHTNPPPYTHQSSTTHTHTHQSSNTHTHTPIIHHTHTNHPTHTHQSSTIHTPIIHHTHTHTPIIHHTHTYHPPHTHLSSTTHTYHPTHTHQSSTTHTPIIPHTHTNPPPYTHQSSTTHTHTHQSSNTHTHTPIIHHTHTNHPTHTHTNHATHTHQSSHTHTHQSSTHTPIIPHTHTPIIPHTTNPTHTHTHQSSSHQTLCFNKTQKLIRQKEESLSCYQESTQNLS; encoded by the exons ATGACAGAGAAAAAGATCG GAGCACCAGGGATGGCCCTGTGTAGCCGGTGGCGAGCCGCTGTCGCTGTGGGCGTGACCGCCGTGGTCCTGGCGGGTCTGGGAGCCGCAATCTGGGCCCTGG cTACATACATAAAGACCGCGGAagacacaggtttatatgacg TGCAGGTGAGCGTTGCGGACCAGAGACTACGGGTGTTTGACTCCGCCCAGCGGCGGTGGAGACACGTCTGCTCGTCCGGCGCCAATCAGCTGCTCGCCGCCATCAGCTGTGAAGAGATGGGCTTCGTCAG ggcaATAAATTTCTCCGTCACGTGTGCTCccgacagcagcagcagcggccACGAGTTCTTCTGCGTCAAAGAGAGCGAGTTAACCTACGGCAAGAAGATCGGCACAGCACTGTATCCGTG tcacTGCGAAAAAGGACAGATTGTTCAAGTGCTTTGTCAAG ATTGCGGGCGGCGTATGCTTCCTGAGGAGCGGATCGTGGGAGGTGTGGATACGCGACAGGGCTCGTGGCCGTGGCAGGTCAGTCTGCAGTATGACGGAGTTCACCAGTGTGGAGGATCCATCATCTCGGACCGCTGGATTGTCAGTGCTGCACACTGCTTCCctga GAGATATCGTCACGTGTCGAGGTGGAGGGTTCTGATGGGTTCCATCTACAACACGCCCATCCATAAGAACGTGGTGACCGCTGAGGTGAAGACGGTGGTTTATCACAGCAGTTACCTGCCCTTCGTCGACGCTAACATCGACGACAACAGCCGTGATATCGCCGTGCTTTCTCTCACGAAGCCTCTGCAGTTCACTG ACTACATCCAGCCCGTGTGTTTGCCCACCTACGGTCAGCGGCTGATTGATGGTCAGGTTGGCACGGTGACAGGCTGGGGAAACGTCGAGTATTACG GCACACAGGCGGTCATCCTCCAGGAGGCCCACATTCCCATAATCAGTGATGCTGTCTGTAACGCCCCTGATTACTACGACAACCAGGTCACCACCACCATGTTCTGTGCCGGTTATGAGAAAGGAGGAACCGATTCCTGTCAG GGAGACAGCGGTGGTCCCTTCGTAGCAGCCGACTGTCTGTCGAAGACGAGCCGCTACAGGCTGCTGGGCGTGGTCAGCTGGGGGACGGGCTGCGCCATGGCAAAGAAACCCGGCGTCTACACCCGAGTGTCCCGCTTCCTGCCCTGGATATCCAGTGCCATGAGGGTGAGCGGaacatctaacacacacaccaatcgtccaccacacacacaccaatcatccaccacacacacacctatcatccaccacacacacctatcatcccacacacacacaccaatcgtccaccacacacacacacacacacacacacacacacacctgtcatccaccacacacacacctatcatccaccacacacacctatcatcccacacacacacaccaattgtccaccacacacacacctatcatccaccacacacacaccaatcatccaccacacacacaccaatcatcccacacacacacaccaatcctccaccatacacacaccaatcatccaccacacacacacacacacaccagtcatccaacacacacacacacacaccaatcatccaccacacacacaccaatcatcccacacacacacaccaatcctccaccatacacacaccaatcatccaccacacacatacacacacacctatcatccaccacacacacacctatcatccaccacacacacacctatcatccaccacacacacctatcatcccacacacacacaccaatcgtccaccacacacacaccaatcatcccacacacacacaccaatcctccaccatacacacaccaatcatccaccacacacacacacacacaccagtcatccaacacacatacacacacaccaatcattcaccacacacacaccaatcatcccacacacacacacaccaatcatgccacacacacacaccaatcatcccacacacacacacaccaatcgtccacacacacaccaatcatcccacacacacacacaccaatcatcCCACACACCAcaaatccaacacacacacacacacaccagtcgtCCTCTCACCAGACTCTCTGTTTTAATAAGACacaaaagttaataagacaaaaagaagaaagtttgtcatgttaccaagaatcCACACAGAATCTGTCCTGA
- the hpn gene encoding serine protease hepsin isoform X2, which translates to MTEKKIGAPGMALCSRWRAAVAVGVTAVVLAGLGAAIWALATYIKTAEDTGLYDVQVSVADQRLRVFDSAQRRWRHVCSSGANQLLAAISCEEMGFVRAINFSVTCAPDSSSSGHEFFCVKESELTYGKKIGTALYPCHCEKGQIVQVLCQDCGRRMLPEERIVGGVDTRQGSWPWQVSLQYDGVHQCGGSIISDRWIVSAAHCFPERYRHVSRWRVLMGSIYNTPIHKNVVTAEVKTVVYHSSYLPFVDANIDDNSRDIAVLSLTKPLQFTDYIQPVCLPTYGQRLIDGQVGTVTGWGNVEYYGTQAVILQEAHIPIISDAVCNAPDYYDNQVTTTMFCAGYEKGGTDSCQGDSGGPFVAADCLSKTSRYRLLGVVSWGTGCAMAKKPGVYTRVSRFLPWISSAMRTYENSPGVHKMARAATA; encoded by the exons ATGACAGAGAAAAAGATCG GAGCACCAGGGATGGCCCTGTGTAGCCGGTGGCGAGCCGCTGTCGCTGTGGGCGTGACCGCCGTGGTCCTGGCGGGTCTGGGAGCCGCAATCTGGGCCCTGG cTACATACATAAAGACCGCGGAagacacaggtttatatgacg TGCAGGTGAGCGTTGCGGACCAGAGACTACGGGTGTTTGACTCCGCCCAGCGGCGGTGGAGACACGTCTGCTCGTCCGGCGCCAATCAGCTGCTCGCCGCCATCAGCTGTGAAGAGATGGGCTTCGTCAG ggcaATAAATTTCTCCGTCACGTGTGCTCccgacagcagcagcagcggccACGAGTTCTTCTGCGTCAAAGAGAGCGAGTTAACCTACGGCAAGAAGATCGGCACAGCACTGTATCCGTG tcacTGCGAAAAAGGACAGATTGTTCAAGTGCTTTGTCAAG ATTGCGGGCGGCGTATGCTTCCTGAGGAGCGGATCGTGGGAGGTGTGGATACGCGACAGGGCTCGTGGCCGTGGCAGGTCAGTCTGCAGTATGACGGAGTTCACCAGTGTGGAGGATCCATCATCTCGGACCGCTGGATTGTCAGTGCTGCACACTGCTTCCctga GAGATATCGTCACGTGTCGAGGTGGAGGGTTCTGATGGGTTCCATCTACAACACGCCCATCCATAAGAACGTGGTGACCGCTGAGGTGAAGACGGTGGTTTATCACAGCAGTTACCTGCCCTTCGTCGACGCTAACATCGACGACAACAGCCGTGATATCGCCGTGCTTTCTCTCACGAAGCCTCTGCAGTTCACTG ACTACATCCAGCCCGTGTGTTTGCCCACCTACGGTCAGCGGCTGATTGATGGTCAGGTTGGCACGGTGACAGGCTGGGGAAACGTCGAGTATTACG GCACACAGGCGGTCATCCTCCAGGAGGCCCACATTCCCATAATCAGTGATGCTGTCTGTAACGCCCCTGATTACTACGACAACCAGGTCACCACCACCATGTTCTGTGCCGGTTATGAGAAAGGAGGAACCGATTCCTGTCAG GGAGACAGCGGTGGTCCCTTCGTAGCAGCCGACTGTCTGTCGAAGACGAGCCGCTACAGGCTGCTGGGCGTGGTCAGCTGGGGGACGGGCTGCGCCATGGCAAAGAAACCCGGCGTCTACACCCGAGTGTCCCGCTTCCTGCCCTGGATATCCAGTGCCATGAGG ACTTATGAAAATTCCCCCGGAGTCCATAAAATGGCTCGTGCAGCCACAGCGTAG
- the hpn gene encoding serine protease hepsin isoform X3, with protein sequence MFCAGYEKGGTDSCQGDSGGPFVAADCLSKTSRYRLLGVVSWGTGCAMAKKPGVYTRVSRFLPWISSAMRVSGTSNTHTNRPPHTHQSSTTHTPIIHHTHLSSHTHTPIVHHTHTHTHTHTHLSSTTHTPIIHHTHLSSHTHTPIVHHTHTYHPPHTHQSSTTHTPIIPHTHTNPPPYTHQSSTTHTHTHQSSNTHTHTPIIHHTHTNHPTHTHQSSTIHTPIIHHTHTHTPIIHHTHTYHPPHTHLSSTTHTYHPTHTHQSSTTHTPIIPHTHTNPPPYTHQSSTTHTHTHQSSNTHTHTPIIHHTHTNHPTHTHTNHATHTHQSSHTHTHQSSTHTPIIPHTHTPIIPHTTNPTHTHTHQSSSHQTLCFNKTQKLIRQKEESLSCYQESTQNLS encoded by the exons ATGTTCTGTGCCGGTTATGAGAAAGGAGGAACCGATTCCTGTCAG GGAGACAGCGGTGGTCCCTTCGTAGCAGCCGACTGTCTGTCGAAGACGAGCCGCTACAGGCTGCTGGGCGTGGTCAGCTGGGGGACGGGCTGCGCCATGGCAAAGAAACCCGGCGTCTACACCCGAGTGTCCCGCTTCCTGCCCTGGATATCCAGTGCCATGAGGGTGAGCGGaacatctaacacacacaccaatcgtccaccacacacacaccaatcatccaccacacacacacctatcatccaccacacacacctatcatcccacacacacacaccaatcgtccaccacacacacacacacacacacacacacacacacctgtcatccaccacacacacacctatcatccaccacacacacctatcatcccacacacacacaccaattgtccaccacacacacacctatcatccaccacacacacaccaatcatccaccacacacacaccaatcatcccacacacacacaccaatcctccaccatacacacaccaatcatccaccacacacacacacacacaccagtcatccaacacacacacacacacaccaatcatccaccacacacacaccaatcatcccacacacacacaccaatcctccaccatacacacaccaatcatccaccacacacatacacacacacctatcatccaccacacacacacctatcatccaccacacacacacctatcatccaccacacacacctatcatcccacacacacacaccaatcgtccaccacacacacaccaatcatcccacacacacacaccaatcctccaccatacacacaccaatcatccaccacacacacacacacacaccagtcatccaacacacatacacacacaccaatcattcaccacacacacaccaatcatcccacacacacacacaccaatcatgccacacacacacaccaatcatcccacacacacacacaccaatcgtccacacacacaccaatcatcccacacacacacacaccaatcatcCCACACACCAcaaatccaacacacacacacacacaccagtcgtCCTCTCACCAGACTCTCTGTTTTAATAAGACacaaaagttaataagacaaaaagaagaaagtttgtcatgttaccaagaatcCACACAGAATCTGTCCTGA